In Papilio machaon chromosome W, ilPapMach1.1, whole genome shotgun sequence, a single genomic region encodes these proteins:
- the LOC123722930 gene encoding uncharacterized protein K02A2.6-like — MSVGLIGAFEMRSAAWASYVDRLEMYFVANGIKPEVQLPTLIAVMGEEAYELLVNLASPKKPSELKFKEAVDLMQQHLEPTPSVLAERYKFRQRRQTTEENVSEYVAELKKLSRYCVFGSNLNENLRDQFVCGLRSDVIRQRLFAEDDSLSYTKAVKIASTLEAAERDAAAVEKPLDGGSHAIQAVNAISHGGERGVLPRVIRGKGARDSAPGLRGGATSGQSGTLGAERWRGGAAADERVGSRYAVCTGCGSSDHRYAVCRFRNYMCSWCRRKGHLRRACPERGGRGSGGQRAGDRALLNYAGAEDLSEESLEENFHHLCLNDYRPVSLPVVVDAVTINMEVDTGSAVSCISADTYNLYFKHHRIQNSALILNFYDGSKIKPLGLIKPMVRYGDHKKRLELFIITGGNTSLLGRQWLTELNIRVPMLSGCHKIDVNNGKITWSTELNKLCSRYKELFSGGLGRFTGGQATLRVREGATPVFHRARPLPYALRERVDAELDRMLRDGVIEPVDCSDWASPLVPVNKADGSLRVCADYKATLNPVLQIDRYPLPRIEDLMVRLSGACFFSKIDLSQAYNQIELDDTKKYTVINTHRGLYRYNRLVYGLASSPGIFQRIMCNLLRGISNVEIFLDDVIIGGKTISEHLEALQEVFSRLHNSGLKLKSSKCVFLVNEIRYLGYVISKDGIKTDPSKIEAIAKLPRPSNVSELRSFLGILNFYGKFIKNMSGRLVPLYELLKKDKEWYWSAECENAFIKIKKILSSVDTLAHYDSKKPLVVTCDASGRGIGGVLTQIDAGSGGERPVAYASRTLTDAEKNYSQIHREALAIIFCVNKFHQYLYGRHFTLRTDHKPLVSIFGPNTGIPAMVASRMQRWAIILSAYSFDIEYVRTDENRADGLSRLPIDCKQSEPTPPEQTYLHCIQDSLCLDYNEIKNETIRDPILAKVLLYIRDGWPAHCELTNMKPYWNRRNELYEELGCVMWGHRLVVPEQCKSKILKIIHEPHMGIVKSKALARSYVWWAGIDEAVERACRECEACAAQADAPPRQTPRMWPWPSRPWTRLHLDFLGPIGGKTFLVVVDAMSKWIEVFHMTGVSASYLIDRLNELFSRFGIPKQIVTDNGTQFASKEFEYFNKYNGIQHIFTPPYHPSSNGLAENAVKTLKRIIKKALQEKRDINRALWSFLLYYRNVEHCTTGESPAMLLLGRPIRTRLDVIRPDREGKVRCAQQRQQEAAGGANRTFDKSDTVWYRQYLKGEKWIPGQVVEVLGSSNFKVRGSDGGVVHRHIDQLRRRPSESRQSLASAPSVLGEQVDSANAQGSDPGGAGSEEEEESEGPTGERAPRVAEPPASQPQPAPASPGGSGHVSAAAALRVRPIRQCRLVKPK; from the coding sequence ATGTCGGTGGGACTAATAGGCGCTTTTGAAATGCGGAGTGCTGCGTGGGCGTCCTACGTGGATCGGCTCGAGATGTACTTCGTTGCCAACGGAATCAAGCCGGAGGTTCAGCTGCCGACATTGATCGCAGTAATGGGGGAGGAAGCCTATGAGCTCTTAGTAAATTTGGCTAGTCCCAAGAAACCTTCTGAGCTCAAGTTCAAGGAGGCGGTGGACTTAATGCAACAACACTTGGAACCGACGCCTTCCGTGCTGGCCGAACGATATAAGTTCAGGCAGCGCAGACAGACCACCGAGGAAAATGTATCGGAATACGTGGCGGAACTTAAGAAATTATCACGGTACTGTGTGTTTGGAAGCAACCTCAACGAGAATCTGCGTGATCAATTTGTGTGTGGCCTCCGCAGTGATGTCATACGGCAGCGCCTATTCGCCGAAGACGACTCTTTGTCCTATACGAAGGCAGTTAAAATAGCAAGCACGTTGGAAGCGGCAGAGCGGGATGCGGCGGCAGTTGAGAAGCCTCTGGACGGTGGCAGTCACGCAATACAAGCAGTGAATGCGATAAGTCATGGCGGTGAGCGTGGTGTTCTTCCCAGGGTGATAAGAGGCAAGGGAGCGCGGGACAGCGCACCTGGTTTGCGTGGAGGAGCGACGAGCGGACAGAGCGGGACACTAGGTGCGGAGAGGTGGCGTGGCGGTGCGGCCGCAGACGAGAGGGTCGGAAGCCGGTATGCAGTTTGTACAGGCTGCGGGTCGTCGGATCACCGGTATGCAGTATGTCGGTTCCGTAATTATATGTGCAGCTGGTGCAGGCGGAAGGGACATTTACGGCGCGCGTGTCCCGAGCGCGGCGGACGTGGCTCCGGCGGACAGCGGGCCGGCGACCGTGCCTTGCTGAATTACGCGGGAGCAGAAGACCTCAGTGAGGAGAGCCTGGAGGAGAACTTCCACCACCTCTGCCTCAACGATTACAGACCGGTGAGTCTCCCCGTCGTAGTTGACGCGGTTACTATTAATATGGAAGTGGATACTGGCTCGGCTGTATCGTGTATAAGTGCTGACACATACAACCTATACTTTAAGCATCATCGTATACAAAACAgtgcattaattttaaatttttatgacgGCTCAAAAATAAAGCCGTTAGGTTTAATCAAACCAATGGTCCGATATGGTGACCACAAAAAAAGGttggaattatttattatcactGGTGGTAATACATCATTACTCGGTCGACAGTGGCTCACTGAGTTAAATATAAGAGTTCCAATGTTGAGTGGTTGTCATAAGATAGACGTTAATAATGGGAAAATAACATGGTCTACTGagttaaataaactatgttCTAGGTATAAGGAATTATTCAGTGGCGGACTCGGTCGCTTTACGGGTGGCCAGGCGACGCTGCGCGTGCGGGAAGGGGCAACGCCGGTGTTCCACCGCGCGCGGCCACTGCCGTACGCGCTGCGCGAGCGCGTCGACGCCGAGCTGGATCGCATGCTGCGCGATGGCGTCATCGAGCCCGTCGACTGCTCCGACTGGGCCTCTCCTCTAGTACCGGTAAATAAAGCGGACGGATCCTTGAGGGTTTGCGCTGACTACAAAGCGACATTAAATCCGGTTTTGCAGATCGATCGGTACCCCTTGCCGCGGATCGAGGATTTAATGGTTAGGTTAAGCGGGGCTTGCTTCTTTTCCAAGATTGATTTGTCGCAGGCTTACAATCAGATTGAACTAGAcgacacaaaaaaatacaccGTTATCAATACGCACAGGGGGCTATATAGGTATAATAGGCTCGTTTACGGCTTGGCGTCCAGTCCGGGAATTTTTCAGCGTATTATGTGCAATCTGTTACGGGGAATTTCTAATGTGGAGATATTTTTAGATGACGTCATCATAGGCGGTAAAACAATAAGCGAGCATTTGGAGGCATTACAGGAAGTCTTTAGTAGACTACATAATTCGGGTCTCAAGTTAAAATCTAGCAAATGTGTTTTCCTAGTCAACGAAATTCGATACTTGGGTTACGTAATCAGTAAAGACGGGATCAAAACGGACCCATCTAAAATCGAGGCTATTGCAAAGCTACCTAGGCCAAGTAATGTTTCGGAACTTAGGTCATTTTTAGGAATTCTGAATTTTTATGggaaatttataaagaatatgAGTGGCAGGTTGGTTCCGTTATATgagttattaaagaaagatAAAGAGTGGTATTGGTCTGCGGAATGTGAAAAtgcgtttattaaaataaaaaaaattctaagtaGCGTGGACACCCTAGCCCATTATGATTCCAAGAAGCCATTAGTAGTAACGTGCGACGCGAGTGGGCGGGGCATCGGCGGCGTGCTGACGCAGATCGACGCCGGCAGCGGCGGCGAGCGCCCGGTAGCATATGCGTCGCGGACGCTGACCGATGCCGAAAAGAACTATTCACAGATACATCGCGAGGCGTTGGCTATAATTTTTTgcgtaaataaatttcatcaatatttataCGGTCGACATTTCACGCTGCGGACAGACCACAAGCCCTTGGTATCTATTTTCGGTCCGAACACGGGTATCCCTGCTATGGTAGCCAGTCGTATGCAGCGCTGGGCGATTATTCTGTCGGCTTACTCGTTCGACATTGAGTATGTGCGAACCGATGAAAATAGAGCGGACGGTCTGTCACGTTTGCCGATCGACTGTAAACAAAGCGAGCCGACACCGCCTGAGCAAACGTACTTACATTGTATTCAAGATTCTTTATGTTTAGactacaatgaaataaaaaacgagACGATACGGGATCCAATACTGGCTAAAGTATTGCTATACATACGGGACGGTTGGCCTGCACATTGCGAGTTAACGAATATGAAACCGTACTGGAATAGGCGAAATGAGTTATACGAGGAGTTAGGATGCGTTATGTGGGGGCACCGGTTAGTAGTGCCAGAAcaatgtaaaagtaaaattttaaaaattattcacgaACCCCACATGGGCATAGTAAAGTCCAAGGCGCTCGCCCGCAGCTATGTATGGTGGGCGGGCATCGACGAAGCGGTGGAGCGCGCGTGCCGGGAGTGCGAGGCGTGCGCGGCGCAGGCGGACGCGCCGCCACGGCAGACACCGCGCATGTGGCCCTGGCCATCGCGCCCCTGGACTCGCCTCCATTTAGATTTCTTGGGCCCAATCGGGGGGAAAACATTTTTGGTGGTGGTGGACGCGATGTCCAAGTGGATCGAAGTTTTCCACATGACGGGGGTTTCGGCGAGCTATTTAATTGATcgtttaaatgaattattcagCCGATTCGGTATACCGAAGCAGATCGTCACTGATAACGGTACGCAGTTCGCTTCGAAGGAGTTCgaatattttaacaagtatAACGGCATACAACACATTTTTACTCCACCTTATCACCCATCATCGAACGGGTTAGCCGAAAACGCGGTTAAAACACTTAAGAGGATAATTAAAAAGGCGCTGCAAGAGAAGCGGGACATAAACAGGGCTCTGTGgtcatttttactttactacCGAAACGTGGAACATTGTACGACTGGCGAGAGCCCGGCGATGCTTTTACTCGGCAGACCGATACGTACCCGCCTCGATGTAATTAGACCGGATCGGGAGGGCAAAGTGCGTTGCGCACAACAACGTCAGCAGGAGGCGGCCGGCGGGGCCAACCGGACTTTCGACAAGTCTGACACGGTTTGGTACAGGCAGTACCTGAAAGGGGAGAAATGGATTCCGGGGCAGGTAGTAGAGGTTCTTGGAAGCAGTAATTTTAAGGTAAGAGGATCTGACGGTGGGGTGGTGCACAGACATATCGATCAGTTGCGTAGGAGACCGAGCGAGAGCAGGCAATCGCTCGCGTCTGCCCCGTCTGTGTTGGGTGAACAGGTAGACAGTGCGAACGCTCAAGGATCAGACCCCGGGGGCGCGGGGTCGGAGGAGGAGGAAGAATCGGAGGGGCCGACGGGAGAGAGGGCGCCGCGCGTGGCCGAGCCGCCGGCGTCGCAGCCGCAGCCCGCTCCGGCTTCACCGGGCGGGTCAGGACATGTGTCCGCGGCTGCCGCACTTAGAGTTCGCCCTATTAGGCAGTGCCGATTAGTTAAGCCTaagtaa